Proteins from one Triticum aestivum cultivar Chinese Spring chromosome 7A, IWGSC CS RefSeq v2.1, whole genome shotgun sequence genomic window:
- the LOC123149393 gene encoding aspartyl protease AED1-like, whose product MASPNLFLCILLVVFGSHLSTISAAGDGEQSFVVVSTRSFEAQDVCSTSTSTVTPRPNRAGAAVPLVHRHGPCAKSPSTDKPSSFAEALHRSRVRADYIMSRALRGRGTTTIMEMQEQKEGKVSIPAHLDTSVDSQEYVVTLGLGTPAVEQVLLMDTGSDLSWVQCAPCNSTDCYPQKDPLFDPRKSSTYAPIPCGSDICKRLQSDRFDNGCSMNGNGTQSQCGYRVEYGGGLKTRGVYSNEALTMAPGVVIKDFHFGCAYKQIGSDDKSDGLLGLGGAPESLPVQTSAVYGGSFSYCLPPVSSGTGFLALGAPSNTSGFSFTPMTPFMDYATFYLVKLTGISVGGKQLCIPPKVFEGGLIVDCGNIISHLPSTPYAKLQSAFRAAMAAYPLIPSDEYDTCYNFTGYSNVTVPKVALTFTGGVTIDLDVPNGVLLDGCLAFTESGPDDYVGFLGNVQMRTLEMLYDVKGGRLGFQAGAC is encoded by the exons ATGGCTTCTCCTAACTTGTTCTTGTGCATCCTCCTGGTCGTATTTGGCAGCCACCTTTCCACCATTTCTGCTGCAGGCGACGGCGAGCAAAGCTTCGTTGTGGTGTCAACCAGGTCATTTGAGGCACAAGATGTCTGCTCCACCTCCACATCCACAG TGACACCGCGGCCCAACCGTGCCGGCGCCGCTGTGCCGCTGGTGCACAGGCACGGACCCTGCGCCAAGTCGCCGTCCACCGACAAGCCATCATCTTTCGCCGAGGCGCTTCACAGAAGCCGCGTCCGCGCAGACTACATCATGAGCAGAGCACttagggggaggggcaccaccaCCATCATGGAGATGCAGGAGCAGAAGGAGGGCAAGGTGAGCATCCCGGCGCACCTGGACACCTCCGTGGACTCGCAGGAGTACGTGGTGACGTTGGGCCTGGGCACGCCGGCCGTGGAGCAGGTGCTCCTCATGGACACCGGCAGCGACCTGTCGTGGGTGCAGTGCGCACCATGCAACTCCACCGACTGCTATCCTCAAAAGGATCCCTTGTTCGACCCGCGCAAGTCGTCCACGTACGCTCCCATCCCCTGTGGCTCCGACATTTGCAAGAGACTCCAGTCCGACCGCTTCGACAATGGCTGCAGCATGAACGGCAATGGCACCCAGTCCCAGTGCGGGTATCGAGTCGAGTACGGAGGAGGATTGAAGACCAGAGGCGTCTACAGCAACGAGGCGCTCACGATGGCGCCCGGCGTCGTCATCAAGGACTTCCATTTCGGCTGTGCATACAAGCAGATTGGCTCCGACGACAAGTCCGACGGCCTGCTCGGGCTCGGTGGCGCGCCCGAATCGCTCCCGGTTCAGACCTCCGCGGTCTACGGCGGCTCTTTCTCCTACTGCCTCCCGCCGGTGAGCAGCGGCACCGGGTTCCTCGCCCTCGGCGCGCCCAGCAACACCTCGGGCTTCTCCTTCACGCCTATGACCCCCTTCATGGATTACGCTACCTTCTACCTGGTGAAGCTCACCGGTATCAGCGTCGGTGGGAAGCAGCTCTGTATCCCGCCGAAGGTGTTCGAGGGGGGCCTGATCGTGGACTGCGGCAATATCATCTCACATCTGCCATCGACGCCCTATGCGAAACTGCAGTCCGCGTTCCGGGCGGCCATGGCAGCTTACCCGCTCATCCCGAGCGACGAGTACGACACATGCTACAACTTCACCGGATACAGCAACGTCACCGTGCCCAAGGTCGCTCTCACGTTCACCGGCGGCGTCACGATCGACCTGGATGTCCCCAACGGGGTTCTGTTGGATGGTTGTCTGGCCTTCACCGAGTCCGGGCCAGATGATTACGTCGGGTTCCTCGGCAATGTCCAGATGAGAACGTTGGAGATGTTGTACGACGTCAAGGGTGGTAGACTCGGATTCCAGGCAGGTGCCTGCTGA